The following is a genomic window from Spirochaetota bacterium.
CGCATTTAAATCATTGCATTCACTGGAAAGATAAATTCATCGATTTCGAGGTCGCCGGAATATACGGCAATATGTTCATCGGCGTATGCAGATTGAAGCCGGAAATATCCGTTGAGGTCAGGAATTCATGAGCAATAATTCAGAAATAAATATCGATGAAATAATGAGGGAGATCCGCGCAGAGGTGGCTCGCAGGAAAAGGGAGCACCGGTATGCGCAGGCGAATGTTTCACCTTTGACTATTCCCGGCCGATATCCCGCTTCTCCCCGGCAATGCGCGTCCGCCGCTTCCGGAGCTGAAAAATCCTTTATATGGAAAGGCCTTAACCGGTTTAACGAATTTCTGTGCAGAATCAGTTTCTATAACAGGTTGTATGTCGCTGTCAGGGACCGGCTCAGAAATCATTTCGTCAGCAACAGGCCCGCCTATGACCTGGATGTGTTATTGACCGCTCAGGATGAGGAATTCGCGGCCCTGGCGTACAGCGTGTTATTGCACCGGGAGCCCGACTATGATGGATTGAACGGCTATATGACACGGCTTCGCAATGGGAAAATTTCGAAAATCGATATTCTCGCCAGTATGCGTTTTTCGCGCGAAGGCAAAGAGAACGGTGTCAATGTCAAGGGATTGAGGAGAAGGTATCTCTGGAACAAATTCTTCGGGATTCCAATCGTTAGCTTTTTGGCCCGCTATGTATTGGTTGTTCTGACTCTTCCGCATCAAATCAAGAGGATGGAAAAACTTGACGCGAAGATTGAGGCTGATTATATCGATTTAAAAAAGTCATTTGCAAAAAACATGGCCGACCATGAATTTCGCAATACACAGGATATTTCACATATCACGCGCCAGGTGCAGGACCATACGTACACCCTGCTCGACCAGCAGCGGAGACTCGGCGTGTTTCTTGACGAGATTGCCAGGGCAAAGCCGGAAGCCCTTTCGTCCGAACAGGCGGCCCTGTTTCTCGATGAAAGAGACCATATGCTGGACGCAATGTATCTGACCTTTGAAGACAGGTTTCGGGGAAGCCGAGAGGATATCAAGGAGCGGTTAAGGGTGTATATCCCCCATGTCAATGCGGTTGTGAAAGGAAAGGGGTCTTCCGTCCTGGATATCGGTTGCGGCCGCGGTGAATGGCTTGAGCTCCTTTCGGAAAATGGAATAGAAGCCAGGGGAATCGATCTGAACAAAATAATGGTCCGGCAATGCCGTGACCGCGGTTTTGATGTTCAGGAATCAGACGCAATGGAGTTCCTGAAAAAAATGGAGCCTAACAGTCTCAGCGTCATCACGGGTTTTCAGATTGTGGAACACCTGCCGTTAAAGACTCTGATATCTATTTTTGACGAATCTTTGAGAGTGCTGATGCCGGGGGGCATGGTGATCTTTGAAACGCCCAATCCGGAAAATATCATCGTGGGCTCATGTAATTTTTATTATGACCCAACGCATATACGGCCCATACCTCCCGATGTCCTGCAGTTTCTGGTGGAAACCCGCGGTTTCATAAAAAGTGAAATAGTAAGACTGCATCCGCTGAATTTCATCAGTGAAACCGAAACAGGGATCGATAAGATCATCGAGAGATTCAACAAGGAGTTAGATTATTCAGTTATCGCCTATAAATAACTCGATTTAGGCGTTTTTATCGGTACAATATTATATTAACGAATTTGATATCTCATTTTTTACTAGTTACGTATGTGAGCTATTGATAATCGGTTATTTTGCTGCGGAAGGTCCATCCTGGACCATCCTCGCTTTACGCAAAACATCCATGTTTTGCTTGTTTTCGAGCAAATCAATGCAATATATCACTTATCACGTCGAAAAAATGAGATATCAAATTCGTCGCAATTGTTCTATAATAAAAACGACAGACTCAAGTAAATTAGTGTCCCTATGCGCATACTGTTATGTAACGAGCGTTTTATTTTCAGGTTTGGCGTTGACCGCGTCCTCATACTTCTCGGGCGCGGCCTGAAAGAGCACGGCCATTCGGTTTCGATTATGGCCAATAAGTATGACAGGGAAGTCATTGAATCGTTCGCGGATAAAATCATTGAAATTCCAGTAGATATTGATGATTATATAAATCAAAATGATCGCGCCGTTGACTGGATAAAAAATAATTGGGACTTATCATTCGATAGAGATACCGTCCCCGATCTGGTAATCGTTGCGGGGTGGCCTTTCTACGCGTCGATACCCTTCTTCAGGCAAAAAGTCGGGAGAGTTATTTTTCATGACTATGGGGCCGTGCCCCTGGATGGTTTTTCCGGTCTCGGTCTAAAAGTACAGCAAAAGCTTAGATTTTTAAGGAAAATATGCATACGGGAATCCTCGGAAATTATCGCCATCAGCGATTTTATCAGGAAAACCCAGAGCATATCCGATTGCGGCGGCGCGATACCGTCAAAAACGATCCACCTGTCGGCCGATTATCTCGATTCATCGATCTGGCGTGAGGAAACGCCCTGCTTCGGTTTAAGCCTGATCCGCGAATGCAAAAAGGACAATATCAAAACCATACTCAATCTGGGAAGATGGGAAACCAATAACTATAAAAACTCGGAAGCCGCATTCAGGATCGTGCCAAGGATACAGGCTGTTGTTCCGGAAGCCATATTGCTTGTGCTGGGAGACGCGGGTACGTGCAGCGTCCCGTCCCATTTGAAGTATTCGATCATTCCGATCGGGTTTCCCGGCGACAAGGAAATGCAGGAAATAATGACGCAGGTCGATCTGGGGATATCCTTTTCCCTGTGGGAGGGATTCAATCTTCCCCTCGCGGAAATGCAGTGGCTGAAAAAACCGGCGCTGGTATTCGATGTAGGGGCCCATCCGGAGGTGGTGATCCATCCATGGTACCTGTGCCAGGATGAGGATGAGCTGATACGCAAAGCCTCTGAAATCCTGACGGGGAGGGGCCCTGACAGCGAGGTGATAAGCTTCAACCAGAAGAAGTTCCATGAATATTTCACGACAGGGCGGTTTATCAATGATTTTCTTGAAGTCATAGATAACGGTGTCGATCATCATCCGGTTGTAAAAGAAGGATTCAACGAGCTATGCGTGATGATTGATGTGTCGAACTCCGCGATAAACACGTCGAATTCGGGAATTTTAAGGGTGACCAGGCGGTTGAGCCGGGAGCTGCAAAAGCTGATCAACCCGATTTTCGTGATATGGGATGAGGCCGAGCAGGGGCTCGTTCTGCCCACGGCCGAAGAATTCGCGACACTGTCTTCCTATAATGGACCGGTTCTGTTCGATCGGCTCTATCTTTCTCCAAGCCGTGAAAAAAGAATCCAATTGAAAAACATTCTGGATACATATCAATCAAGAATAAAATGGCTGCTCCTGCCGGAAATGGCGATGGGCTCCTTCGGGCCGATCATCGATTTCGCCAGGCGTCATGCCATCAGCCTCGGGTCGATATTTTACGACGCCATACCCCTCCTGCGGCCGGACCTGTGCGCGGCCGGGGTCGCGGCAAACCATTCCACGTACATGACGAACATGGCCGGGGTGGATCTGGTGTTTCCCATCTCCCATTACAGCGGTTCATGCCTGTCGGATTTCTGGAATAACAAGGGAGCAAGCGCACAGGTTATGGACGAGCTCCTTCCAGGGGAATTCGGATCAGCCCCTCGCAACAGGGACCCATATCAATGGAATTCAAAGGAATTCTGCATCCTCTGCGTGTCAACCCTGGAGCCGAGAAAGAACCATAAACGCTTATTGGAAGCGCTGCTGCTGCTGGAACAACGGCATCCCGAGGTGCATTGGAAGCTGGTCCTGGTGGGGGCGACATATTTCAACGAGAGTGAAATAAGCGGTTATGTGGATAACCTGTGCAACAGGAATACAAGAATCAAATGGCTGAAAGTCGTCGATGATGACACAATGATAACATTATACCGTGATTCGGCTTTTACGGTGTATCCTTCGTTGATCGAGGGATATGGCATGCCCATCGTTGAAAGCATCTGGCACGGGAGGCCCTGCATCTGCTCCAAAGACGGCGTCATGGGAGAGCTGGCGCGGGACGGCGGCTGCCTGGCGGTGGATGTGGAAAATATAGAGGAAATATGCGATGCCATCTACCGGCTCTCTACGGACAGGGACCTGTATGAAGGGTTGTTCGACGAAGCAATATCGCGAAAAATCAAGACATGGGAAGAATACGCCATGAACATTATCACAGCAATGAAGAATTTCAAAGCCGAAAAAAAGAGCGCCGGCGGCAATGCCATCGATGATATTCTTTATGGGGGCTGCCTGACAGAGAATTGGCAGATGAACCATTCGGAGCGGCTGGCATTGAAGGGGATTCTTTATTCAATAAAGCCCCGGGTGGTGATCGAGGTCGGCACCTACCAGGGAGGAAGCCTCTCCCTCATGGCGCAATACGCGGAAAAAATTTATTCAATAGACATCGATCCTGATATCCCCGCCAGGTATTCATACATGAAGAATGTGCAGTTCATCACCGGGCCGTCCGAAGTGACCTTCGCCGGCCTGCTCGAAGATCTGCAGAAGCGGAATACGCCCGTTGACCTCATCCTGATCGACGGCGACCATTCAACGAAAGGGGTTATGAAAGATATCAGGATCCTCCTGAAATATAAACCGATTGGGCCGACCATCGTCATCCTCCATGACAGCTTCAATCCCGGATGCAGAAAGGGGATGATCGATTCTCCCTGGGACTCGTCGCCCTATGTGCACATGGTTGAGATTGATTTTGTCCCCGGCGCCATGGCCACTCCGAACGAAATGTGGGGAGGTTTGGGCTTCGCCCTGCTCCTGCCGGAAAAGAGAAAGGGCCCGCTGCGGCCGGGCCGCCATAATGATCTGGTGTTTCAGGTCATAGAAAAATCCATTCGGTAATTCAATTCATGAATATCATCATTCCATATCATGGGATAATTTCGACGGATGCCGTGGGGAATGACATCATCCAGTCTTACCATTTCCTGAAAAAACGAGGCTTTACCGTATACCTGTACGCCGAGCGGTGCGACGACGAACTGAAGGAGGTTGTTGTAGATCAAGAACGATTATTTGAATTAATACAGACCAAAGACAACCTGATGATATTCCATCATGCCTATATCTGGGATTTCGGGGAGACGATAATCGACAGGGCCCGGTGCATGATAGTAATGAAATATCATAATATCACCCCGCCCGAATTCTTTACGCCCTACAGCGTGGAGCTATACAACAACACGAAAAAGGGAAGGGAACAGACCCGGCGGCTCATCGGCAAGGGCAAATTCGATTGGTACGCGGCAGATTCAAAATATAATCAACTGGATTTGATCGATAATTACGGGATCGATCCAACGAAGTCCTCGATCGTTCCTCCCCTGCACAGGGTCAATGATTTTTCCCTGGTTGAATTGAAGCGGGTAATTCAAAAAGAAAAGGATACCGTGTACGTTCTGTTCGTGGGCCGTTTCGCCCCCAACAAGGGCCACGTACATCTGGTAAAAACAATATACGAATACACGAGATTGTATGACGCGAGAATCGTATTGAATATCGTCGGAAGCGTCAGCGACAGCCTCCGGTCATATTACGACGAAATAGCCGATATGATCGCGCAGTACGGACTCACTGACATTATAAAAATACATAATTACGTC
Proteins encoded in this region:
- a CDS encoding methyltransferase domain-containing protein, which gives rise to MLLHREPDYDGLNGYMTRLRNGKISKIDILASMRFSREGKENGVNVKGLRRRYLWNKFFGIPIVSFLARYVLVVLTLPHQIKRMEKLDAKIEADYIDLKKSFAKNMADHEFRNTQDISHITRQVQDHTYTLLDQQRRLGVFLDEIARAKPEALSSEQAALFLDERDHMLDAMYLTFEDRFRGSREDIKERLRVYIPHVNAVVKGKGSSVLDIGCGRGEWLELLSENGIEARGIDLNKIMVRQCRDRGFDVQESDAMEFLKKMEPNSLSVITGFQIVEHLPLKTLISIFDESLRVLMPGGMVIFETPNPENIIVGSCNFYYDPTHIRPIPPDVLQFLVETRGFIKSEIVRLHPLNFISETETGIDKIIERFNKELDYSVIAYK
- a CDS encoding glycosyltransferase; translation: MRILLCNERFIFRFGVDRVLILLGRGLKEHGHSVSIMANKYDREVIESFADKIIEIPVDIDDYINQNDRAVDWIKNNWDLSFDRDTVPDLVIVAGWPFYASIPFFRQKVGRVIFHDYGAVPLDGFSGLGLKVQQKLRFLRKICIRESSEIIAISDFIRKTQSISDCGGAIPSKTIHLSADYLDSSIWREETPCFGLSLIRECKKDNIKTILNLGRWETNNYKNSEAAFRIVPRIQAVVPEAILLVLGDAGTCSVPSHLKYSIIPIGFPGDKEMQEIMTQVDLGISFSLWEGFNLPLAEMQWLKKPALVFDVGAHPEVVIHPWYLCQDEDELIRKASEILTGRGPDSEVISFNQKKFHEYFTTGRFINDFLEVIDNGVDHHPVVKEGFNELCVMIDVSNSAINTSNSGILRVTRRLSRELQKLINPIFVIWDEAEQGLVLPTAEEFATLSSYNGPVLFDRLYLSPSREKRIQLKNILDTYQSRIKWLLLPEMAMGSFGPIIDFARRHAISLGSIFYDAIPLLRPDLCAAGVAANHSTYMTNMAGVDLVFPISHYSGSCLSDFWNNKGASAQVMDELLPGEFGSAPRNRDPYQWNSKEFCILCVSTLEPRKNHKRLLEALLLLEQRHPEVHWKLVLVGATYFNESEISGYVDNLCNRNTRIKWLKVVDDDTMITLYRDSAFTVYPSLIEGYGMPIVESIWHGRPCICSKDGVMGELARDGGCLAVDVENIEEICDAIYRLSTDRDLYEGLFDEAISRKIKTWEEYAMNIITAMKNFKAEKKSAGGNAIDDILYGGCLTENWQMNHSERLALKGILYSIKPRVVIEVGTYQGGSLSLMAQYAEKIYSIDIDPDIPARYSYMKNVQFITGPSEVTFAGLLEDLQKRNTPVDLILIDGDHSTKGVMKDIRILLKYKPIGPTIVILHDSFNPGCRKGMIDSPWDSSPYVHMVEIDFVPGAMATPNEMWGGLGFALLLPEKRKGPLRPGRHNDLVFQVIEKSIR